A region from the Triticum urartu cultivar G1812 chromosome 1, Tu2.1, whole genome shotgun sequence genome encodes:
- the LOC125535186 gene encoding uncharacterized protein LOC125535186, with translation MSQPAASTAVARRAQLRPAQARAAARMLPFVPRAIPRLLLLDPELDRGSTAIAPPAGEPTPTSPLPVTTNMDRASMELAASRRRALPDAATTENGHLAPGSVPLRSDLLPPTGPLRPLVIPPPPWPPARMEQRRRSGEPL, from the exons ATGTCCCAACCCGCGGCCTCCACCGCCGTGGCCCGCCGGGCCCAGTTGCGGCCCGCCCAGGCCCGCGCGGCCGCCCGAATGCTGCCGTTCGTCCCTCGCGCAATCCCGCGCCTCCTCCTGCTCGACCCCGAGCTGGATCGAGGAAGCACCGCCATCGCCCCTCCGGCCGGCGAGCCGACGCCGACGAGCCCCCTGCCGGTGACCA CCAACATGGATAGGGCCTCCATGGAGCTCGCCGCCTCGCGCCGGCGTGCACTGCCGGACGCCGCCACCACCGAAAACGGGCACCTCGCGCCCGGATCCGTGCCTCTCCGCTCGGATCTGCTCCCTCCCACCGGACCCCTGCGTCCCCTCGTCAtcccgccgccgccatggcctcCTGCTCGCATGGAGCAGAGGAGAAGGTCGGGCGAGCCCCTCTGA
- the LOC125517228 gene encoding homeobox protein Hox-B3, giving the protein MEISAATATAGSSPPAKPVLLRPHATSSATTTISRRASASASTTVRRRRARTRRSKTISGAGGDDGEGPFGPGCGGSGGGGGGGWNHGFGSGSGQGWDSSEPDVPTPRRSAAEVALGVIYELMCLIALSNCTQFAVRRLAGLLAARVAALRFVPRVC; this is encoded by the coding sequence ATGGAGATCTCAGCCGCCACGGCCACGGCCGGCTCTTCCCCGCCAGCCAAGCCGGTGCTCCTCCGCCCCCACGCCACCTCCTCCGCTACCACCACCATCAGCCGCcgcgcctccgcctccgcctctaCCACCGTCCGCCGCCGTCGCGCGCGCACCCGCCGTTCCAAGACCATCTCCGGCGcgggcggcgatgacggggagGGCCCTTTCGGACCCGGCTGTggcgggagcggcggcggcggcggcggcgggtggaacCATGGTTTCGGGTCCGGATCTGGTCAAGGCTGGGACTCATCGGAGCCCGACGTCCCCACGCCCCGCCGATCGGCGGCGGAGGTGGCGCTCGGCGTGATCTACGAGCTCATGTGCCTCATCGCGCTCTCCAACTGCACCCAGTTTGCCGTGCGGAGGCTCGCGGGGCTTctcgccgcccgcgtcgccgCGCTGCGCTTCGTCCCCAGAGTCTGCTGA